Below is a window of Salvelinus alpinus chromosome 5, SLU_Salpinus.1, whole genome shotgun sequence DNA.
ttcatcttccagcaggacaatgaccctaagcatactgctaaagcaacactcaagcggtttaaggggaaacatttaaatgtctttgaaTGGCATAGTTAAAGCCCagaactcaatccaattgagaatctgtggtatgacttaaagattgttgtataccagcggaacccatccaacttgaaggagatggagcagttttgccttgaagaatgggcaaagatcccagtggctagatgtgccaagcttatagagacataccccaagagacttgcagctgtaatgcattttaattaacaggtgtgcctttgttaaaagtacatttgtggaatttctttccttaatgcgtttgagtcaatcaaTTGTGTtttgacatggtaggggtggcatacagaagatagccctatttggtaaaagaccaagtccatactatggcaagaacagctcaaataaggaaagagaaatgacagtccatcataactttaagacatgaaggtcagtcaatacggaacatttcaaggactttcttcaagtgcagttgcgaaaaccatcaagtgctatgatgaaactggctctcatgaggaccgccaaaggaaaggaagacccagagttaactctgctgcagaggataagttcattagagttaccagcctcagaaattgcagcccaaataaatgcttcacagagttcaagtaacagacacatctcaacatcaactgttcagagaagactacgtgaatcaggcattcatggttgaattgcttcaaagaaaccaatactaacaccaataataagaagagacttgcttgggccaagaaacacaagcaatggacattagactggtggaaatctgtcctttggtctgatgagtcgaaatttgagatttttggttccaaccgctgtgtctttgtgagacgcagagtaggcgaatggatgatctccgcatgtgtggttcccaccgtgaagcatggagaatgaggtgtgatggtgtgggggtgttttgctgtttttttattttttacatttaacctttatttaactaggcaagtcagttaagaacaaagtcttatttacaataatggcctaccggggaacagtgggttaactgccttgttcaggggcagaacgacagatttataccttgggattcgatccagcaacgctttaaccactaggctacctccgctccgctggtgacactgtcagtgatttatttaaaaatcaaggcaaacttaaccagcatggctaccacagcattctgcagcgatacaccatcccatccggtttgtgcttagtgggactgtcatttgtttttcaactggacaatgacccaaaacacacctccaggctgtgtaagggctatttaaccaatgagagtggtggagtgctgcatcagatgacttggcctccacaataacCCAATCTTAACctaattgagattgtttgggatgagatggaccgcagagttaaggaaaaggtgccaacaattgctcagcatatgtgggaactccttcaagactgttggaaaattatTCCaagtgaaactggttgagagaacaccaagagggtgcaaagctgttatcaagctatttcatagttttgatgtcttcactagtattctaaaatgtagaaaatagtacaattaaagaaaaacccttgaattaataagcatgtccaaacttttgactggtactgtaagtattgtAGTTatatcgtattgtgaggtccGTGGAATTTCCCAGCCCTAGGGAACAGGAGAAAATTTTAGACTGTTGACATACAGCACTGCTGGTGGCACACTGGTGTCAGACTGGAGCTGAACTGTGCCACCGTCTGCCCTGGAGGCATTACATCTCCTTGTCGCACAcattctctctcccacacacacaatgGGCAAATTTGTTTTGCATGGCTCGGTGCCCCAAGGTGGGCAGGGCTTGCTCATTTCATGCCATTCTATTGGTCCTAAAGTGAAATCTCTATCCACCCGCGGAACCGGGCTATGCAAAATGAACTTGCACACTCAAAATCTAATCAAACCCTGTCGACGGTATCCATTtttctgtccacacacacacatttctttgcGAGATTCTCCTTCTGGTTGGGTTTTCATTGCAGACTAAACTGTGTATTTTTAGTTTTccattatatacacacactacatgacctgctcatcaaacacctcattccaaaatcatgtgcattaatatggagttggtccccctttgctgctataacagcctccactcttctggaaaggcttttcactagatgttggaacattgctgcagggacttacttccattcagccacaagagcattagtgaggtcgggcactgatgttgggcgttcaggcctggctcgcagtcagcgttccaattcttcccaaaggtgttcgattgggttgaggtcagggctctgtgcagcccagttaagttcttccacttATACCTTGCTTTATGTATataccttgctttgtgcacagcggcattgtcatgctgaaacaggaaagggccttccccaaactgttgccacaaagttagaagcacagaattgtctagaatgtcattgtaggctgaagtgttaagatttcccttccctggaactaaggagcccgaaccatgaaaaacagccccagaccattattcctcttccaccaaactttacagttggcattatggtagtgttctcctggcatccgcaaaacccagattagtctgtcggactgccagatggtgaagcgtgacttaccactccagagaacgtggTTCCACTgcgccagagtccaatggcggcgcgCTTTACACCGtcccagccgacgcttggcattgcgcatggtgatcttaggcttgtatgcggctgcctggccatggaaacctatttcatgaagctcctgacgatcaggtcttgtgctgacattgcttccagaggcagtttgaaactcggtagtgagtgttacaaccaaGGACAGATGACTTTCACGCGCTTCAGCaatcggcggtcccattctgttagcttgtgtggcctaccacttcacagccgagctgttgttgctcctaggcgtttccacttcacaataacagcacttacagttgaccagggcagaaatgtgacgagctgacttgttggaaaggtggcatcctgacgttgccaagttgaaagtcactgagctcttcagtaaggccattctactgccaatgtttgtctgtgcgCAAAATTTTATACACCCGTCACaggtttggctgaaatagccaaatccactcatttggaGGGCTGTCCACATACAGTGTTATATACTTGTGTTTCTTTGCTTTCCTCACCTCTCGCACATACAGCAAGAAAAGGTTTATTCTTTATACATTTATCAGGTTTCAGAGTCACTGTTTATGTAGTGGGTGGATGGAAGTGTAATCATTCAGAGCAGTAAGGGCACCTCCATGTGGGGTGAATGCCAACACAAACCAGAGAGTGGGACAGGTTTTATATTCCACACAAATGTTACACTAACAATTTTCATAAAATTCATGAAAAAAAATGTTATCAAATGTGATACTTCATAATAGCTTTCTTTGTGACGCGAGTTGGGTAAGAGTTGAGGTGTCACGTTATTTCAGAGGTGTCAAGCAAATGAACAAGAGCATCATCTCAGACAGAATTATTTATTATCCTACATCACTTACaggaaaaaaaaagaaacataaaACAAAATTTATGAAATGAATCATAACGAAAAGCACGTCTTGCTGTTTTTTTCCTCGACCACATAAATAGTTCTACTGTAGCAGGCTCTTACAGAGCTCAGAAATCATTGTTGCAATGAAGAATATTCAGAACCACTGTTCTAGACCACACTGGAGGTCTTCACAGCTGGACCATTAGACCACAATGGGCCACACTGGAGGTAGAAGTACTTGCCCcttaaccactgatctaggatcagattatctAACACCAAATGAAGAAAGAAAAATGACCCTGGACCACTGGTTAGGGGCAACTTCTATCGAGTCCAATGAACCACACTAAGTTCAACAGCAGGAGTGGTCATGTTGCTCCACTGAATCAAACCTCCCCTCACAGTATCAGTTTCTTCTTTATGGTGCCTGAAAAGGAAAAACAACCATTGCTTTAATGAACATATAGACTCACCATCTGCTAACAACTAAATTCAGATTTCGGCACCCAGAGCCTCTTTTTAAATAAAGCTCAGCTCAGAGTATTATAATATACAGCCCAGTCGACCATAATAGTTCCCAAACCACTGCTTGGAACCTCCCAGTAACACAGTTTCTGTTGCAGTAAAATGTACTGCCACCACCCTTTCAACTGTGTGTGTTCTAGTCCTGGGTTGCTATAGCAGTCATTTTTACCGCTGACACCCTTTTAATAACTGGGCTCGGAATCTAAATGGGATTCCAGGTCTATGCAAGTAACAACATGTTGCTCTGACAGTGTGAGATGATGTGTTTTTCATTTAATTTAATTGGTCACAGTAGAAAAATATGTATGCATTCTTGGAATGGGAGGGCTGATTTCTGGCCCCACCAAATCTGGAAACCAGTCCTTGACTCCACTGTACAATCAAACCATCAGTTTAAATCAGCAAGCAGAATAATATTTCCCAATGTCATTAATACCATGGTCAAGCACAACCATGTACGATGGAACAATGATGCCTGTGCTATTGACTCCaatggtgagggggggggggggggggggggtgtgtgtggtgttatTTACTCGTCTCCAGTCCGTCTCGTTTCCTCTTGATTCCGATGGTGAGGTTCTCCTTCTCTTTGAGAGCCTCTGCTGATGAGTTGGGCCGGGGCAGCTGGTGCCCGGGGGTCGGACCTGGTCTGTTACTGAAGTACCTCATCTTTAGAGCCTGGAGACGGGGTAGAGGGGGCTTTAGAGCTAGGAGAAACAGCAATGAATATACACAGAGAGAAGCTGAACTAAggctgcatcacaaatggcaccctactccccatagggctctggtcaaaaacaaaagtagtgcactatatagggaataggatgccattaggGGTGCACAGCACACCTACATACCTGTGTAGCTGTAAGGCGTGTGGAAGGGTTGAAGGTGAATAGACCCTGTAGTAGTTCTAAGAGGTCGTCTCCTGCAGCACTGAAGATGTGTTCCAGAGGAGTACCAGGAAACAACTTAAACGACACATAGTCAGGTAGACTACTCATCccctagagatggagagagagacggaaacaTGAAGGCATTATTTAAATCCACAATTTAATGTTGAGGAACCAGGTATTTTAAAGCAGATGCTTTGTGTTAAAATAACCACACCTGCAGACACAGAAAACACAGACGAGTACTCACAGGCCAGGTGTCATCTGTAGGAGTCCCCAGAGCTTCAAAGATCTTACTCAGCTGGTCCAGATCGGAGTCTCCAGCTAGGAAGGGtaactggagagagacagagggtgttACACCGCAAACATGCAGCATGGGctcagtcccaaatggcaacatattgctacgggtcctggtcaaaagtagtgcactatatagggaatagggtcccatttgggacacagtcttaGTGTGTACAGAAAGATGTGTGTCTGACAATACAGTTCTCGAACCTTAATGCTCAGTCTAGATCAAAAAGTCACCATGAGACAAGACAATTTCGGAATTTCGATTAATCTGAGCTGTCTAGTTTCACAGCATTTTTGTCTCGTCTCAATGTTTAAATTGGACTGAggttatgtggtgtgtgtgtacccttAAGAGGAGCTCTGCAAGGATGCAGCCCACAGCCCACATGTCGACGCCCACCCCATACATCCTGGCACCGAACAACAACTCTGGAGAACGATACCACCTGAGAGAGCGCAAAAATTGTATCACAAACACAGTgcattttttcaatttttttaacaAAATGGACAAAGGCTTTGAAAAGGAGTTTGAGAGTGACACCTACCTGGTAACTACCTGGTGAGTGTAGACTCTGTTAGGGCTGCCGAAGGCTTTAGCCAAACCAAAATCAGCCAGCTTCAACACACCATTCTCATCCAGCAGCAGGTTATTGGGCTTCAGatcctacacacagacacagtattttACTATGGAGCAAAT
It encodes the following:
- the cdk7 gene encoding cyclin-dependent kinase 7; translation: MALDVKSRAKRYEKLDFLGEGQFATVYKARDKTNDTIVAIKKIKVGHRTEAKDGINRTALREIKLLQELSHPNIIGLLDAFGHKSNISLVFDYMETDLEVIIKDTSLVLTPANIKAFIVMTLQGLEYMHHHWVLHRDLKPNNLLLDENGVLKLADFGLAKAFGSPNRVYTHQVVTRWYRSPELLFGARMYGVGVDMWAVGCILAELLLRLPFLAGDSDLDQLSKIFEALGTPTDDTWPGMSSLPDYVSFKLFPGTPLEHIFSAAGDDLLELLQGLFTFNPSTRLTATQALKMRYFSNRPGPTPGHQLPRPNSSAEALKEKENLTIGIKRKRDGLETSTIKKKLIL